In Thermocrinis minervae, a single genomic region encodes these proteins:
- a CDS encoding N-acetylmuramoyl-L-alanine amidase, with protein sequence MFLAILILNLIISFGFAQNLTVRYGSYPEKERLVFEFKNRVDYKILQLKNPNRMVIDLFDFKGQISSLPKHVKVRVGKHPWGTRLVVEGEFSDVKAFSLEDPFRIVVDLYREKSQEEDNLIAILDPDVLKVLNNTKGNERVVEESVKGKLITQRRVIVLDAGHGGHDPGAIGFMGIKEKDITLAIVKKLATYLEQDGRFKVFLTRNDDYFVPLQERAKIAIKKRADLFISIHANASDEGITQARGTEIFAISSSAAQVKKTQIVKNKEYAKLVLGDSDIPTDAKVVLADLAMDVTLYESVNFAKLVAKELSSVMQRNITYRGTKRAGFAVLKTPGIPSVLIEVGFINNKDEAILMASENFQKTFAYALYKAIVRYFFPKQPVNVSLNL encoded by the coding sequence ATGTTTTTAGCAATTTTGATACTTAATCTAATAATCTCCTTTGGGTTTGCCCAGAACCTCACCGTAAGGTACGGAAGCTATCCTGAAAAGGAAAGGTTAGTCTTTGAGTTCAAAAACAGGGTAGACTACAAGATACTCCAACTAAAGAACCCAAACAGGATGGTCATAGACCTCTTTGACTTTAAAGGTCAGATATCCTCTTTACCCAAACACGTAAAGGTCAGGGTTGGTAAGCACCCATGGGGGACTAGGTTAGTGGTGGAGGGTGAGTTTTCCGACGTGAAGGCCTTTTCTTTGGAAGATCCCTTCCGCATAGTTGTGGACCTTTACCGAGAAAAATCTCAAGAAGAGGATAACCTTATAGCCATCCTTGACCCAGATGTACTTAAGGTTTTGAACAACACGAAGGGAAACGAAAGAGTGGTGGAAGAGTCTGTAAAGGGTAAGCTCATAACCCAAAGAAGGGTGATAGTCCTGGATGCTGGTCATGGAGGACATGACCCTGGAGCCATAGGATTCATGGGTATAAAGGAGAAGGACATAACCTTGGCCATAGTCAAAAAACTGGCCACCTACTTAGAGCAGGATGGGCGGTTCAAGGTATTCCTAACGAGGAACGACGATTACTTCGTCCCCCTTCAAGAGAGAGCAAAGATAGCTATTAAGAAGAGGGCTGACCTGTTTATAAGCATACACGCCAACGCATCGGATGAGGGTATCACCCAGGCGCGTGGTACGGAGATATTCGCCATATCCTCTTCGGCAGCACAAGTAAAGAAGACACAGATAGTTAAAAACAAGGAGTACGCAAAATTGGTTCTTGGTGACTCTGACATACCCACAGATGCAAAGGTTGTACTCGCAGACCTTGCCATGGACGTTACCCTATATGAAAGCGTAAACTTTGCCAAGCTTGTAGCTAAAGAACTTTCTTCTGTCATGCAAAGAAATATCACCTACAGAGGAACTAAAAGGGCTGGCTTTGCCGTTCTAAAAACTCCTGGAATACCCTCAGTCTTAATAGAGGTGGGCTTTATAAACAACAAAGATGAGGCTATACTCATGGCTTCTGAAAATTTTCAAAAGACCTTCGCTTACGCTCTCTACAAGGCTATAGTCAGATACTTCTTTCCCAAACAACCGGTCAACGTCAGTCTAAACCTATAA